A region from the Vicia villosa cultivar HV-30 ecotype Madison, WI linkage group LG3, Vvil1.0, whole genome shotgun sequence genome encodes:
- the LOC131660654 gene encoding homeobox protein knotted-1-like 3 isoform X1 produces MAYQNHQLSQDHFTQDDSTTKPTSEPHQSFQPAPNWLNTALLRNNPPTTNNTSTNFLNLHSAAASQSSSQWPMIDDSTIAAMKAPESADAEAEGLMNWQKAKYKGEIMAHPLYEQLLSAHVACLRIATPVDQLPRIDAQLAESQNVVAKYSAFVQGMLDDDNKQLDHFMSHYVLLLCSFKEQLQQHVRVHAMEAVMACWEIEQSLQSLTVFTTWFTGVSPGEGTGATMSEDEDEQVDSDTNLFDGNLDGSDNSMGGFGPLVLTENERSLMERVRHELKHELKQDYKEKIVDIREEILRKRRAGKLPGDTTSVLKDWWQSHAKWPYPTEEDKARLVQETGLQLKQINNWFINQRKRNWHSNPSTSNVMKSKRKSNACR; encoded by the exons ATGGCTTATCAAAACCACCAACTCTCTCAAGACCATTTCACTCAAGACGACTCCACCACCAAACCAACGTCCGAGCCTCACCAATCCTTCCAACCCGCACCCAACTGGCTCAACACCGCTCTCCTCCGTAACAACCCACCAACCACCAACAACACCAGTACCAATTTCCTCAACCTCCACTCCGCCGCCGCCTCTCAATCCTCCTCCCAATGGCCGATGATTGACGACTCTACCATCGCCGCCATGAAAGCACCGGAGAGCGCCGATGCAGAGGCGGAGGGATTAATGAACTGGCAGAAAGCGAAATATAAAGGAGAAATAATGGCGCATCCCTTGTACGAACAGCTTCTATCAGCACACGTGGCGTGTCTGAGAATCGCCACGCCGGTTGACCAGTTGCCGAGAATCGATGCTCAGCTGGCTGAGTCGCAGAATGTTGTTGCCAAGTACTCTGCCTTTGTTCAAGGcatgcttgatgatgataatAAACAACTCGATCATTTCATG TCGCACTATGTTTTGTTGCTTTGTTCATTCAAAGAACAGCTACAGCAACATGTTCGGGTCCATGCTATGGAAGCAGTAATGGCTTGTTGGGAGATCGAGCAATCCTTACAAAGTTTAACAG TTTTTACCACATGGTTCACAGGAGTTTCACCCGGGGAAGGTACAGGAGCAACAATgtctgaagatgaagatgaacaaGTGGACAGTGATACTAATCTGTTCGATGGAAATTTGGATGGTTCAGATAATAGTATGGGAGGATTTGGtcctcttgttctaacagagaATGAGAGGTCCTTAATGGAACGTGTAAGACATGAATTAAAGCATGAGTTGAAACAG GATTATAAAGAGAAAATTGTGGACATAAGAGAGGAAATTTTACGAAAGAGACGAGCGGGGAAACTTCCCGGTGACACGACCTCAGTCCTTAAAGATTGGTGGCAATCACATGCAAAATGGCCTTATCCTACA GAAGAGGATAAGGCAAGGTTGGTACAAGAAACAGGTTTACAACTGAAACAGATCAATAATTGGTTTATCAATCAAAGGAAGAGAAACTGGCACAGCAATCCTTCAACTTCTAATGTCATGAAGAGCAAACGCAAGAG TAATGCATGCAGGTGA
- the LOC131660654 gene encoding homeobox protein knotted-1-like 3 isoform X3, whose translation MAYQNHQLSQDHFTQDDSTTKPTSEPHQSFQPAPNWLNTALLRNNPPTTNNTSTNFLNLHSAAASQSSSQWPMIDDSTIAAMKAPESADAEAEGLMNWQKAKYKGEIMAHPLYEQLLSAHVACLRIATPVDQLPRIDAQLAESQNVVAKYSAFVQGMLDDDNKQLDHFMSHYVLLLCSFKEQLQQHVRVHAMEAVMACWEIEQSLQSLTVFTTWFTGVSPGEGTGATMSEDEDEQVDSDTNLFDGNLDGSDNSMGGFGPLVLTENERSLMERVRHELKHELKQDYKEKIVDIREEILRKRRAGKLPGDTTSVLKDWWQSHAKWPYPTEEDKARLVQETGLQLKQINNWFINQRKRNWHSNPSTSNVMKSKRKR comes from the exons ATGGCTTATCAAAACCACCAACTCTCTCAAGACCATTTCACTCAAGACGACTCCACCACCAAACCAACGTCCGAGCCTCACCAATCCTTCCAACCCGCACCCAACTGGCTCAACACCGCTCTCCTCCGTAACAACCCACCAACCACCAACAACACCAGTACCAATTTCCTCAACCTCCACTCCGCCGCCGCCTCTCAATCCTCCTCCCAATGGCCGATGATTGACGACTCTACCATCGCCGCCATGAAAGCACCGGAGAGCGCCGATGCAGAGGCGGAGGGATTAATGAACTGGCAGAAAGCGAAATATAAAGGAGAAATAATGGCGCATCCCTTGTACGAACAGCTTCTATCAGCACACGTGGCGTGTCTGAGAATCGCCACGCCGGTTGACCAGTTGCCGAGAATCGATGCTCAGCTGGCTGAGTCGCAGAATGTTGTTGCCAAGTACTCTGCCTTTGTTCAAGGcatgcttgatgatgataatAAACAACTCGATCATTTCATG TCGCACTATGTTTTGTTGCTTTGTTCATTCAAAGAACAGCTACAGCAACATGTTCGGGTCCATGCTATGGAAGCAGTAATGGCTTGTTGGGAGATCGAGCAATCCTTACAAAGTTTAACAG TTTTTACCACATGGTTCACAGGAGTTTCACCCGGGGAAGGTACAGGAGCAACAATgtctgaagatgaagatgaacaaGTGGACAGTGATACTAATCTGTTCGATGGAAATTTGGATGGTTCAGATAATAGTATGGGAGGATTTGGtcctcttgttctaacagagaATGAGAGGTCCTTAATGGAACGTGTAAGACATGAATTAAAGCATGAGTTGAAACAG GATTATAAAGAGAAAATTGTGGACATAAGAGAGGAAATTTTACGAAAGAGACGAGCGGGGAAACTTCCCGGTGACACGACCTCAGTCCTTAAAGATTGGTGGCAATCACATGCAAAATGGCCTTATCCTACA GAAGAGGATAAGGCAAGGTTGGTACAAGAAACAGGTTTACAACTGAAACAGATCAATAATTGGTTTATCAATCAAAGGAAGAGAAACTGGCACAGCAATCCTTCAACTTCTAATGTCATGAAGAGCAAACGCAAGAG GTGA
- the LOC131660654 gene encoding homeobox protein knotted-1-like 3 isoform X2, producing the protein MAYQNHQLSQDHFTQDDSTTKPTSEPHQSFQPAPNWLNTALLRNNPPTTNNTSTNFLNLHSAAASQSSSQWPMIDDSTIAAMKAPESADAEAEGLMNWQKAKYKGEIMAHPLYEQLLSAHVACLRIATPVDQLPRIDAQLAESQNVVAKYSAFVQGMLDDDNKQLDHFMSHYVLLLCSFKEQLQQHVRVHAMEAVMACWEIEQSLQSLTVFTTWFTGVSPGEGTGATMSEDEDEQVDSDTNLFDGNLDGSDNSMGGFGPLVLTENERSLMERVRHELKHELKQDYKEKIVDIREEILRKRRAGKLPGDTTSVLKDWWQSHAKWPYPTEEDKARLVQETGLQLKQINNWFINQRKRNWHSNPSTSNVMKSKRKRKK; encoded by the exons ATGGCTTATCAAAACCACCAACTCTCTCAAGACCATTTCACTCAAGACGACTCCACCACCAAACCAACGTCCGAGCCTCACCAATCCTTCCAACCCGCACCCAACTGGCTCAACACCGCTCTCCTCCGTAACAACCCACCAACCACCAACAACACCAGTACCAATTTCCTCAACCTCCACTCCGCCGCCGCCTCTCAATCCTCCTCCCAATGGCCGATGATTGACGACTCTACCATCGCCGCCATGAAAGCACCGGAGAGCGCCGATGCAGAGGCGGAGGGATTAATGAACTGGCAGAAAGCGAAATATAAAGGAGAAATAATGGCGCATCCCTTGTACGAACAGCTTCTATCAGCACACGTGGCGTGTCTGAGAATCGCCACGCCGGTTGACCAGTTGCCGAGAATCGATGCTCAGCTGGCTGAGTCGCAGAATGTTGTTGCCAAGTACTCTGCCTTTGTTCAAGGcatgcttgatgatgataatAAACAACTCGATCATTTCATG TCGCACTATGTTTTGTTGCTTTGTTCATTCAAAGAACAGCTACAGCAACATGTTCGGGTCCATGCTATGGAAGCAGTAATGGCTTGTTGGGAGATCGAGCAATCCTTACAAAGTTTAACAG TTTTTACCACATGGTTCACAGGAGTTTCACCCGGGGAAGGTACAGGAGCAACAATgtctgaagatgaagatgaacaaGTGGACAGTGATACTAATCTGTTCGATGGAAATTTGGATGGTTCAGATAATAGTATGGGAGGATTTGGtcctcttgttctaacagagaATGAGAGGTCCTTAATGGAACGTGTAAGACATGAATTAAAGCATGAGTTGAAACAG GATTATAAAGAGAAAATTGTGGACATAAGAGAGGAAATTTTACGAAAGAGACGAGCGGGGAAACTTCCCGGTGACACGACCTCAGTCCTTAAAGATTGGTGGCAATCACATGCAAAATGGCCTTATCCTACA GAAGAGGATAAGGCAAGGTTGGTACAAGAAACAGGTTTACAACTGAAACAGATCAATAATTGGTTTATCAATCAAAGGAAGAGAAACTGGCACAGCAATCCTTCAACTTCTAATGTCATGAAGAGCAAACGCAAGAG AAAGAAGTAA
- the LOC131660654 gene encoding homeobox protein knotted-1-like 3 isoform X4, with the protein MAYQNHQLSQDHFTQDDSTTKPTSEPHQSFQPAPNWLNTALLRNNPPTTNNTSTNFLNLHSAAASQSSSQWPMIDDSTIAAMKAPESADAEAEGLMNWQKAKYKGEIMAHPLYEQLLSAHVACLRIATPVDQLPRIDAQLAESQNVVAKYSAFVQGMLDDDNKQLDHFMSHYVLLLCSFKEQLQQHVRVHAMEAVMACWEIEQSLQSLTGVSPGEGTGATMSEDEDEQVDSDTNLFDGNLDGSDNSMGGFGPLVLTENERSLMERVRHELKHELKQDYKEKIVDIREEILRKRRAGKLPGDTTSVLKDWWQSHAKWPYPTEEDKARLVQETGLQLKQINNWFINQRKRNWHSNPSTSNVMKSKRKSNACR; encoded by the exons ATGGCTTATCAAAACCACCAACTCTCTCAAGACCATTTCACTCAAGACGACTCCACCACCAAACCAACGTCCGAGCCTCACCAATCCTTCCAACCCGCACCCAACTGGCTCAACACCGCTCTCCTCCGTAACAACCCACCAACCACCAACAACACCAGTACCAATTTCCTCAACCTCCACTCCGCCGCCGCCTCTCAATCCTCCTCCCAATGGCCGATGATTGACGACTCTACCATCGCCGCCATGAAAGCACCGGAGAGCGCCGATGCAGAGGCGGAGGGATTAATGAACTGGCAGAAAGCGAAATATAAAGGAGAAATAATGGCGCATCCCTTGTACGAACAGCTTCTATCAGCACACGTGGCGTGTCTGAGAATCGCCACGCCGGTTGACCAGTTGCCGAGAATCGATGCTCAGCTGGCTGAGTCGCAGAATGTTGTTGCCAAGTACTCTGCCTTTGTTCAAGGcatgcttgatgatgataatAAACAACTCGATCATTTCATG TCGCACTATGTTTTGTTGCTTTGTTCATTCAAAGAACAGCTACAGCAACATGTTCGGGTCCATGCTATGGAAGCAGTAATGGCTTGTTGGGAGATCGAGCAATCCTTACAAAGTTTAACAG GAGTTTCACCCGGGGAAGGTACAGGAGCAACAATgtctgaagatgaagatgaacaaGTGGACAGTGATACTAATCTGTTCGATGGAAATTTGGATGGTTCAGATAATAGTATGGGAGGATTTGGtcctcttgttctaacagagaATGAGAGGTCCTTAATGGAACGTGTAAGACATGAATTAAAGCATGAGTTGAAACAG GATTATAAAGAGAAAATTGTGGACATAAGAGAGGAAATTTTACGAAAGAGACGAGCGGGGAAACTTCCCGGTGACACGACCTCAGTCCTTAAAGATTGGTGGCAATCACATGCAAAATGGCCTTATCCTACA GAAGAGGATAAGGCAAGGTTGGTACAAGAAACAGGTTTACAACTGAAACAGATCAATAATTGGTTTATCAATCAAAGGAAGAGAAACTGGCACAGCAATCCTTCAACTTCTAATGTCATGAAGAGCAAACGCAAGAG TAATGCATGCAGGTGA